The following are encoded in a window of Chitinophagaceae bacterium genomic DNA:
- a CDS encoding MmcQ/YjbR family DNA-binding protein, which translates to MVTVGTFRQMALSHPGAVELPHFDRTSFRLNKKIFATLDEKKRSAVPGERGIKK; encoded by the coding sequence ATGGTTACTGTTGGAACATTCCGGCAAATGGCGCTGTCGCATCCGGGTGCCGTTGAATTGCCACATTTTGACAGGACCTCTTTCCGGCTGAACAAAAAGATATTTGCCACACTGGATGAAAAGAAAAGGTCCGCCGTGCCGGGGGAAAGAGGAATTAAAAAATAA
- a CDS encoding PKD domain-containing protein codes for MKAQHQQLLPLKQFGFKALILFFLLSAALFTHAQCPPNLDFELGDFTNWQCQSGGFNGVITLAPTPPTPGRHDMLSSLPPGNGRDAYGLFTKNCPNGSGHSVKIGNEITGTTADAVSYTFTIPPGQNTYNLIYNYAIVLNDAGHTPDMQPRLLITVMNVTDGIPLPCPLDPIVVTGSLPGFFDSPNRAPNGSLVRCKDWAAASIKLDNNAGKTIQITFTVTGCGLTNGSHFGYAYIDVNTGCSSAFIGAAYCADDTAINVTAPFGYQSYTWWDAGFTTILGTNQVINFNPPPPPGTTIAVVIEPFSGYGCLDTLYADLLDTLNIRSDAGLDKLACNLTPVQIGVPPKPGHVYSWSPVTGLSNAAISNPIATVSTTTQYVVTTSSAGGGCVSKDTVIVSAAVLDSSILLLGKDTYCIGDPQAAVLRVQPADSIQWYRNGIAIPGATQTQYNVTQTGAYHATVFSFVGCSSNTEIKTINVYDNPVAGFNLNSPTSQCFRNNQFAFTNTSTIASGTIQYSWDMGDGTVLTTTDVNHSYAQAGTYTVKLMVTSGNGCKDSLIRTVNVYPSATADAVVNTNSQCFTGHQFIFTNNTTVESGTLVYNWSLGDGNIANTPDVTHSYVLPGSYTVKLLVITDKGCADSISINVAVNPSPVAGFAVNNVQQCFGGNNFVLTNTTTIFSGTVNYNWDLGDGNTATTANVNHSYLQSGDYRIRMLATSDSGCVDSSFRDVKIFAYPLADFLVRVPACINQEVLVINKTLNNTSSTLNYVWDFGNSHTEFVRSPAYSYPAPGNYNLRLSVSTAQCPATVTTKLVPVVIEAPAPGMVYPDKEAVFNFPEKLFARQIGTSVLWSPGISLDNRFSYSPVFRGINSQLYTIELKTASGCITVDTQFVKTKKKIEIYVPTVFTPGNDGLNDYLRPLLMGFDHVNYFRVYNRWGKLIFQMKSDRPGWDGRVNGQPAEMQTVVWMIEAVDVDGVTHRRQGTTVLIR; via the coding sequence ATGAAAGCTCAACACCAACAACTACTGCCTCTGAAACAGTTTGGTTTTAAGGCCCTGATACTGTTTTTTTTACTATCAGCGGCGCTGTTTACCCATGCACAATGTCCTCCTAATCTTGATTTTGAACTGGGAGATTTCACCAACTGGCAATGCCAATCGGGTGGATTTAATGGCGTGATCACGTTAGCACCAACCCCTCCAACACCGGGGAGACACGATATGTTATCTTCTTTACCGCCCGGTAACGGACGGGATGCTTATGGATTGTTCACAAAGAACTGTCCGAATGGAAGCGGCCATTCTGTTAAGATCGGTAACGAGATCACCGGTACTACAGCCGATGCGGTTTCATATACTTTTACAATTCCACCGGGGCAGAACACGTACAACCTGATATATAATTATGCCATCGTATTAAATGATGCCGGGCATACTCCCGACATGCAACCCCGGCTATTGATAACAGTGATGAATGTTACGGATGGCATACCATTGCCCTGCCCGCTTGACCCGATCGTTGTAACGGGCAGTTTACCCGGTTTTTTTGATTCACCAAACCGGGCGCCCAATGGCAGCCTGGTGAGATGTAAGGACTGGGCTGCAGCCTCTATCAAATTAGACAACAATGCAGGCAAAACGATCCAGATCACATTTACAGTGACAGGTTGCGGCTTAACGAACGGAAGCCATTTCGGGTATGCTTATATAGACGTGAATACGGGGTGCAGCAGTGCATTTATTGGAGCAGCGTATTGTGCGGATGACACAGCCATCAATGTTACAGCTCCCTTTGGATATCAGTCATACACCTGGTGGGATGCAGGTTTTACAACAATACTGGGTACAAACCAGGTGATCAATTTTAACCCACCACCACCACCCGGAACCACCATCGCTGTGGTAATAGAACCATTTTCCGGGTATGGTTGCCTGGATACCTTATATGCCGATCTTTTGGACACGTTAAATATCCGGTCGGATGCCGGCCTCGACAAATTAGCTTGCAACCTTACCCCCGTTCAGATCGGGGTGCCCCCCAAACCCGGTCATGTGTACTCCTGGAGCCCGGTCACGGGACTAAGTAATGCTGCCATATCGAACCCAATAGCAACTGTTTCAACCACCACGCAATACGTGGTCACTACTTCCAGTGCCGGAGGTGGGTGTGTGAGCAAGGATACCGTTATTGTATCTGCAGCAGTCCTGGACAGCAGTATACTGTTGTTAGGAAAGGACACCTATTGTATTGGTGATCCGCAGGCAGCGGTATTAAGGGTACAGCCTGCAGACAGTATCCAGTGGTACCGGAATGGTATTGCAATACCCGGTGCAACCCAAACGCAATATAATGTTACCCAAACGGGTGCATACCATGCCACGGTCTTCAGTTTTGTTGGCTGCAGCTCAAACACAGAAATTAAAACCATTAACGTTTATGACAACCCCGTAGCAGGTTTTAATCTGAACTCTCCAACAAGCCAGTGTTTCAGGAATAACCAGTTTGCTTTTACCAATACGAGTACCATTGCATCGGGAACGATTCAATATAGCTGGGATATGGGGGATGGTACTGTTTTAACGACCACCGATGTGAATCACAGTTATGCACAGGCCGGTACCTATACCGTAAAACTCATGGTTACTTCCGGTAATGGCTGTAAGGACAGTCTTATCCGAACCGTGAATGTTTACCCGAGTGCAACTGCGGATGCGGTAGTTAATACAAATAGCCAGTGCTTCACGGGCCACCAGTTCATTTTCACCAATAATACCACTGTTGAATCCGGAACGCTTGTGTACAACTGGAGCCTGGGCGACGGCAATATTGCAAACACCCCGGATGTAACACACAGTTATGTGCTGCCGGGTTCATATACAGTGAAATTGTTAGTGATCACGGATAAGGGATGTGCAGACAGTATCAGTATTAATGTTGCGGTAAATCCAAGCCCGGTGGCAGGGTTTGCTGTGAACAATGTACAACAGTGCTTCGGCGGAAATAATTTTGTGTTGACCAATACCACTACCATTTTTTCCGGTACCGTTAATTACAATTGGGACCTGGGTGATGGAAATACAGCAACCACTGCAAATGTGAACCATAGTTACCTGCAGTCGGGCGATTACCGTATCAGGATGCTTGCAACTTCAGACAGCGGTTGTGTTGACAGCAGTTTCAGGGACGTGAAGATATTTGCATACCCCCTGGCCGATTTTCTTGTAAGGGTTCCGGCCTGTATCAACCAGGAAGTGCTGGTAATAAACAAAACACTCAACAACACATCTTCCACGCTTAATTACGTGTGGGATTTTGGCAACAGTCATACTGAGTTCGTAAGAAGCCCGGCATACAGTTACCCGGCACCTGGCAATTACAACCTGCGTTTATCGGTAAGCACGGCCCAATGCCCGGCAACGGTCACTACAAAACTGGTACCCGTTGTTATTGAAGCACCGGCACCCGGCATGGTTTATCCCGATAAGGAAGCTGTGTTTAATTTCCCGGAAAAACTATTTGCCCGCCAGATAGGTACCAGTGTGCTGTGGAGCCCGGGTATAAGCCTCGATAACCGGTTCAGTTATTCACCTGTATTCAGGGGAATAAATTCACAGCTATATACCATAGAATTAAAAACAGCGAGTGGCTGTATCACCGTTGATACCCAGTTTGTAAAAACAAAGAAAAAGATCGAGATCTATGTGCCCACGGTATTTACACCCGGCAACGACGGACTGAATGATTACCTGCGTCCGTTGCTGATGGGATTTGATCACGTAAACTACTTCAGGGTGTATAACCGCTGGGGCAAACTGATCTTCCAGATGAAGAGCGACCGGCCGGGATGGGATGGAAGGGTTAACGGGCAACCAGCCGAGATGCAGACGGTGGTTTGGATGATCGAAGCTGTGGACGTGGATGGCGTGACACACAGGAGGCAGGGTACAACCGTGCTGATCCGGTAA
- a CDS encoding DNA alkylation repair protein, producing the protein MSSNLKAIQAILKANSNKAALAAQKNFVPGVNSKVYGVRMPVLNELAKQFKAGGFDLVKELWDAGAYEEKMIAVKMLGCIAKKDPARSLKFIQHFAPGIDNWAVCDAMGMQGLKPILKTHQQEIFALAKKYNSSENSWERRLSLVLVEWYTREPSLHAEIKKLVTPLENDPEYYVRKAVVWINKNFTKGK; encoded by the coding sequence ATGAGCAGTAACTTAAAAGCCATACAGGCAATACTAAAGGCCAATAGTAACAAAGCCGCATTGGCAGCACAGAAGAATTTTGTGCCGGGCGTGAACAGCAAAGTATATGGCGTACGAATGCCGGTATTGAATGAACTGGCAAAACAATTCAAAGCGGGCGGATTTGATCTGGTAAAAGAACTTTGGGATGCTGGCGCCTATGAAGAAAAGATGATCGCGGTAAAGATGCTGGGCTGTATCGCAAAAAAAGACCCGGCAAGGTCATTGAAATTCATTCAGCATTTTGCCCCGGGTATTGATAACTGGGCTGTTTGTGATGCCATGGGCATGCAGGGATTAAAACCCATCCTTAAAACACATCAACAGGAAATATTTGCCCTGGCTAAAAAATACAACAGTTCTGAAAATTCCTGGGAAAGACGGTTAAGCCTGGTTTTGGTGGAATGGTATACCCGGGAACCTTCGCTTCATGCTGAAATAAAAAAACTGGTAACCCCTTTGGAAAATGACCCCGAATATTATGTCCGTAAAGCCGTGGTTTGGATCAATAAGAATTTTACAAAAGGAAAATAA
- a CDS encoding protein-L-isoaspartate(D-aspartate) O-methyltransferase codes for MRKYEDSYQHKGLRKKLMDLLREKGITDENVLQAMNNIPRHYFLDSAFDKIAYEDRAFPISEGQTISQPYTVAYQTQLLQVKPNEKILEIGTGSIYQATVLAEMGARVFTIERQKKLFEKTKQFVLKSQYPNIKFFYGDGYEGLPTYAPFDKVIITAAAPFIPPKLIDQLKPGGKMVVPVDEDHHQRMLRITKNEDGTTREEAFDNFSFVPMLSGRNG; via the coding sequence ATGAGAAAATACGAAGACAGTTACCAGCACAAGGGCCTCCGCAAAAAACTGATGGACCTGCTCAGGGAAAAAGGCATTACGGATGAAAATGTGCTGCAGGCCATGAACAATATTCCCCGGCATTATTTCCTCGACAGCGCTTTTGATAAGATCGCTTATGAGGACCGGGCGTTCCCGATAAGCGAGGGGCAAACCATTTCGCAACCGTATACCGTTGCTTACCAGACACAGTTGCTGCAGGTAAAACCCAATGAGAAGATCCTTGAAATAGGTACGGGAAGTATCTACCAGGCAACCGTGCTTGCCGAAATGGGAGCCCGGGTGTTCACCATTGAACGGCAGAAAAAATTATTTGAGAAAACAAAGCAGTTTGTCTTAAAGAGCCAGTACCCGAATATAAAATTCTTTTACGGGGATGGATATGAAGGACTGCCGACCTATGCTCCTTTTGATAAAGTGATCATCACCGCTGCAGCGCCCTTCATTCCGCCAAAATTAATTGATCAACTGAAGCCCGGAGGCAAGATGGTGGTGCCGGTGGATGAAGATCATCACCAGCGTATGCTGCGTATCACCAAAAATGAAGATGGAACCACCCGTGAAGAAGCGTTTGATAATTTTTCCTTTGTGCCGATGCTGAGCGGGAGGAATGGATGA
- a CDS encoding PQQ-binding-like beta-propeller repeat protein → MLNPFFLLTAVLFFCSCSVKTDNSTGMFRDNQTHRTEAKTSYDLVYDTKAWRFDAGAPVRSTALVHGDVLYFGNTRGDFFALDKKTGSVIWQYHTGFAINASAACQGGTVFFSDNEQTVYALDENSGGLKWKFKMGEKIPYPWRFDYYFSSPTLVEDKIIIGADDGNLYMLEQKTGKEVWRFKSRGLVRSTASVNKEDVLFGDTEGYFYALDIKTGKEKWNYKIIGEPLKMDTLGFDRKAILAAPVVSNDKIVFGARDGYLYCLDANNGKLNWTMDHEVSWIISTVAIKDSFVVTGTSDGRFVQAVNLNTGKEIWKHPTPLATWSSPLINNDKVYEGCYDGQLFCLDLKTGKRISQFTTNGIIYSSPVISDSLLYIGSDDGGMYALRGQAPASQNERKQFVYYDAGMIKLYFRNGADVRIKNYLQANGFKTIASDTLPAVLSDSNTHKVVVFASNYFPKRIIEGGANSILRKFLDAGGRVIISGNNPLFFNVDEAKKQMTGLTNRRIDSVLSIDYGPTDTRAFGGLFSGFANEKGKWYGLPDFWVSNFGIDKKQVDIVLGENENGLASTFVKKYRSGGAFVQLWMHPELPVNLDALIKLGERELE, encoded by the coding sequence ATGCTTAATCCTTTCTTTCTTCTTACTGCTGTTTTATTTTTTTGCAGCTGCTCAGTAAAAACAGATAACAGTACCGGTATGTTCCGGGATAATCAAACACACCGGACCGAAGCAAAAACTTCCTACGACCTGGTGTATGATACAAAGGCCTGGCGCTTTGACGCCGGTGCACCGGTGCGGTCAACGGCCCTTGTGCATGGCGATGTCCTTTATTTTGGCAATACCCGGGGTGACTTTTTTGCACTGGATAAAAAGACCGGATCTGTAATATGGCAGTATCATACCGGCTTTGCCATCAACGCATCGGCTGCCTGCCAGGGTGGAACCGTTTTTTTCTCCGACAATGAGCAAACAGTGTATGCTTTGGATGAAAACAGCGGGGGACTGAAATGGAAATTCAAAATGGGAGAGAAGATCCCTTATCCCTGGCGGTTCGATTATTATTTTTCTTCCCCCACATTGGTTGAGGATAAAATTATCATCGGCGCCGATGATGGCAACCTCTACATGCTGGAACAAAAGACCGGTAAGGAAGTATGGAGATTCAAAAGCAGGGGATTGGTACGAAGCACCGCATCGGTGAATAAGGAAGATGTGCTGTTTGGAGACACCGAAGGGTATTTTTATGCCCTGGATATAAAGACCGGGAAGGAAAAATGGAACTACAAAATAATCGGTGAACCCCTGAAAATGGATACGCTTGGGTTCGACCGTAAAGCCATCCTTGCCGCACCCGTGGTAAGCAATGATAAAATAGTTTTTGGCGCCCGGGATGGTTATCTCTATTGCCTGGATGCCAACAACGGCAAACTGAACTGGACAATGGATCACGAGGTTTCCTGGATCATCTCCACTGTCGCCATCAAAGATTCCTTTGTGGTTACCGGCACTTCCGACGGAAGATTTGTACAGGCCGTGAACTTAAACACCGGTAAAGAGATCTGGAAACATCCTACCCCACTGGCAACCTGGTCTTCGCCGCTGATCAATAATGATAAGGTTTATGAAGGCTGCTACGATGGGCAGTTATTCTGTCTTGATCTTAAAACAGGTAAACGCATTTCGCAGTTCACAACCAACGGCATCATTTATTCGTCGCCCGTCATCAGCGACAGTTTGCTGTATATTGGCTCGGATGACGGAGGCATGTATGCATTAAGGGGGCAGGCACCGGCCAGTCAAAATGAAAGAAAGCAGTTTGTTTATTATGATGCCGGTATGATAAAACTGTATTTCCGGAATGGGGCAGATGTGCGGATAAAGAATTACCTGCAGGCAAACGGCTTCAAAACTATTGCATCGGATACACTGCCGGCGGTGCTGTCAGACAGTAATACCCATAAAGTGGTCGTTTTTGCCAGCAACTATTTCCCCAAGAGGATCATTGAAGGAGGAGCTAATTCCATCCTTCGGAAATTCCTTGATGCAGGCGGAAGGGTGATCATCTCAGGCAACAATCCCCTGTTCTTTAATGTGGATGAGGCCAAAAAACAAATGACCGGGTTAACAAACCGCAGAATTGATTCTGTGTTGAGTATTGACTACGGCCCTACAGATACCCGTGCGTTCGGTGGACTCTTCAGCGGTTTTGCCAATGAAAAAGGGAAATGGTACGGGCTTCCCGATTTCTGGGTATCCAATTTCGGGATTGATAAAAAACAGGTGGATATTGTTTTGGGTGAAAATGAGAACGGGCTTGCTTCTACATTTGTAAAGAAATACAGGTCAGGCGGTGCTTTTGTCCAGCTTTGGATGCACCCCGAACTGCCGGTTAACCTGGATGCGCTCATTAAACTGGGTGAAAGGGAACTGGAGTAG
- a CDS encoding DUF2279 domain-containing protein yields MALSSIHRSVLPGFFFIIPFCSSSFAQDSTNKPTLPTGRQVNQLTDQRINGLTDQRINGLTQKQITNRTKIIAGTNIIGYSAAMVGLYSAWYKNYPQTNFHSFNDFGEWQQIDKIGHVYSAYAESKASMELWRWTGIDRKKRIWIGGMSGAFYQTVIEVLDGFSAEWGWSWSDFGANILGSGMLVAQELAWDEQRIQLKFSFHRKSYNDASLNQRSNKLFGKSTAERFLKDYNGQTYWLSVNLRSFFPESRVPAWLNVSIGTGAEGMFGANENIGKDDNGNINFYRPDVKRYRQWYLAPDIDLTKIKTNKKGLKLVFTLLNVVKFPMPALEYSNGKFRFNAIAF; encoded by the coding sequence ATGGCACTATCGTCAATACATAGATCAGTTTTACCCGGCTTTTTTTTCATCATCCCGTTCTGTTCATCATCTTTTGCCCAGGATTCAACCAATAAACCAACCTTACCCACCGGCAGGCAGGTTAACCAATTAACGGATCAACGGATTAACGGATTAACGGATCAACGGATCAACGGATTAACCCAAAAACAAATAACCAACCGGACAAAAATAATCGCCGGTACCAACATCATTGGTTACAGCGCCGCCATGGTGGGCCTTTATTCTGCCTGGTACAAGAATTATCCCCAGACCAATTTTCATTCCTTCAATGATTTTGGTGAATGGCAGCAGATCGATAAGATCGGCCATGTGTACAGCGCCTATGCCGAAAGCAAGGCCAGCATGGAACTTTGGCGCTGGACAGGCATTGACCGGAAGAAAAGGATCTGGATCGGGGGCATGAGCGGCGCCTTTTATCAAACAGTGATAGAAGTACTGGATGGCTTCAGCGCCGAATGGGGATGGAGTTGGTCGGATTTTGGTGCGAATATCCTGGGAAGCGGTATGCTGGTGGCACAGGAACTTGCCTGGGATGAACAACGGATCCAACTTAAATTTTCATTTCACCGGAAGTCATACAATGATGCCTCATTGAACCAGCGAAGCAATAAGCTATTCGGCAAAAGCACCGCCGAACGTTTTTTAAAGGATTACAACGGGCAGACCTACTGGCTGAGTGTGAATCTCAGATCATTTTTTCCCGAAAGCAGGGTACCTGCCTGGTTAAATGTATCCATCGGCACCGGGGCCGAAGGGATGTTTGGCGCCAATGAGAACATCGGCAAGGATGATAACGGCAACATCAACTTTTACCGGCCCGATGTAAAACGCTACCGCCAGTGGTACCTGGCACCGGATATTGACCTGACAAAGATCAAGACGAACAAAAAAGGATTGAAACTTGTATTTACGCTGCTGAATGTTGTGAAGTTCCCCATGCCGGCGCTGGAATATTCAAACGGGAAATTCCGGTTCAATGCGATCGCATTTTAA
- a CDS encoding PKD domain-containing protein: protein MAFRTHVYRFLVLFFLIAGSSKFTQAQCPPNIDFELGNFNNWECLSQSGYTGGSPNPVPVPPTPGRHDLLSNPPGNGNDLYGGFPKNCPNGSGHSIKIGNEVTGTTSDGVSYTFTIPATSNTFNLIYHYAIVLNDANHPANLQPRLVITVENVTDGTPLPCPLDPIVVNGSLPGFFTSPITAPNGSTVRCKDWAAASIKLDNLAGKTIKLTFAVSGCGLTNGSHFGYAYIDVNSECSSSFIGATYCPDDTFINVTGPFGYQTYTWWDQTFTTILGNTQVINFTPPPPPGTILKLVVNPYNGYGCIDTLTATLQDTLTIQSVAGPDRTSCNNTPVQLGAIPTPTYLYSWSPVTGLNNPAISNPIATPAITTEYILTTSHEGGGCVSRDTVMVFAAIQDSSIQLIGLNTFCLGDPQSALLLVQPADSIQWYRNNIAIPGATQTQYSPILSGTYYAAVFSFVGCVSTTDEIVITIHEVPVAAFLTDQVNQCYKDNLFSFTNTSTVSSGSLLYDWDFGDGNTATTANTTHTYATPGTYQVRMIATSANGCKDTSITTVQVYDMPVAGFTINLADQCFKNNQFVFTNTSTIPSGTMQYAWDLGDGTTATTPNVTHSYALPGTYNVRLVVTSGNNCVDDSTFAVTAFPTPVASFVLNSPVQQCFKDNQFVFTNTSTVFAGNLLYSWDMGNGNLFTTKDVTYTYPVPGNYTVKLLITAANGGCQDSTLFNITVNPTPVAGFTINQASQCFNNNQFIFTNTSTVFSGTLLYNWDLGDGTTATTANITHSYAQPGTYKVKLLVTATDGGCVDSSLFTVAVFAYPVADFLIQPLTCINLPLYVVNKTINTTTTTLDYLWEFGNGQTSTMRTPIYSYPAPGNYKIRLTTNITGCPTPVSVRELDIKVDAPVPGITYPEFDARYNFPELLHARQIGNTAIWSPATSLDTRFSYTPTFKGVNSQLYTIELKTAANGCITVDTQLVRTLKKIEIYVPTVFTPGGDGLNDLLRPLLFGFDHVNYFRVYNRWGKLLFQMKSDRPGWDGKINGQPSTETQTVVWMIEAVDVDGKLHRKQGTTVLMR from the coding sequence ATGGCTTTTCGTACTCATGTTTACCGTTTTTTAGTGCTGTTCTTTTTGATAGCAGGCAGCAGTAAATTCACACAGGCCCAATGCCCGCCTAATATAGATTTTGAACTGGGCAATTTTAATAACTGGGAGTGTTTATCACAAAGCGGCTATACAGGCGGATCGCCGAACCCGGTTCCTGTTCCGCCCACGCCCGGAAGGCATGATCTGCTGTCGAACCCCCCGGGTAATGGTAATGACCTGTATGGCGGGTTCCCGAAAAACTGTCCCAATGGCAGCGGGCATTCTATAAAGATCGGTAACGAGGTTACCGGCACTACGTCAGACGGGGTTTCCTATACATTTACCATTCCCGCAACTTCAAATACGTTTAACCTGATCTATCATTATGCCATCGTTTTAAATGATGCCAATCACCCGGCAAACCTGCAGCCAAGGCTGGTGATCACCGTGGAGAACGTTACAGACGGAACCCCCCTGCCTTGCCCGCTGGATCCGATCGTTGTGAATGGCAGCTTACCGGGTTTCTTTACTTCCCCCATTACCGCCCCCAACGGCAGTACGGTAAGATGCAAAGATTGGGCAGCGGCCTCCATTAAACTGGATAACCTGGCCGGCAAGACCATTAAACTTACATTTGCCGTTAGCGGTTGCGGATTAACAAACGGAAGTCATTTTGGTTACGCTTATATTGATGTTAATTCGGAATGCAGCAGTTCATTTATCGGCGCCACCTATTGCCCGGATGATACATTCATTAATGTGACCGGGCCTTTTGGTTACCAGACATACACCTGGTGGGACCAGACCTTTACAACGATACTGGGCAATACACAGGTCATTAATTTTACCCCTCCACCACCGCCGGGTACGATATTGAAACTGGTGGTGAATCCTTATAACGGGTATGGATGTATCGATACCCTCACCGCTACTTTACAGGATACCCTCACCATACAATCCGTTGCCGGGCCAGACAGGACATCCTGTAATAATACACCGGTACAACTTGGTGCGATCCCTACGCCGACCTATCTCTATTCGTGGAGCCCGGTCACGGGACTGAATAATCCTGCCATATCAAACCCGATCGCTACTCCGGCAATAACCACTGAATATATACTTACTACTTCCCATGAGGGAGGGGGATGTGTTTCAAGAGATACCGTAATGGTCTTTGCAGCGATACAGGACAGTTCCATCCAGCTTATCGGGCTGAATACTTTTTGCCTGGGTGATCCCCAGTCTGCCCTGCTGCTTGTTCAGCCGGCAGACAGCATACAATGGTACCGGAATAATATTGCCATACCCGGGGCTACCCAAACACAGTACAGTCCAATACTGAGTGGTACTTATTATGCCGCCGTATTCAGTTTTGTTGGCTGTGTATCCACCACCGATGAGATCGTTATAACCATTCATGAGGTACCGGTTGCCGCGTTTTTAACCGACCAGGTGAATCAATGCTATAAAGACAACCTGTTTTCATTCACCAATACCAGTACCGTTTCATCCGGGTCATTGCTGTACGATTGGGATTTTGGCGATGGCAATACCGCTACCACGGCCAATACAACCCATACCTATGCTACACCCGGCACCTACCAGGTACGAATGATCGCCACAAGCGCCAATGGATGTAAAGACACCAGTATCACAACGGTGCAGGTATATGATATGCCGGTTGCCGGTTTTACAATAAACCTGGCCGACCAGTGTTTTAAGAACAACCAGTTTGTATTCACCAATACCAGCACCATTCCATCCGGTACCATGCAATATGCCTGGGACCTTGGCGATGGTACAACAGCTACCACGCCCAACGTAACGCATAGCTATGCCCTGCCGGGAACATACAATGTGCGGTTGGTTGTTACCTCCGGCAATAACTGTGTGGATGATTCCACATTTGCTGTTACGGCCTTCCCCACACCGGTTGCCAGTTTTGTTCTGAACAGCCCTGTTCAGCAGTGCTTTAAAGACAACCAGTTCGTGTTTACCAATACCAGTACTGTATTTGCAGGCAACCTGCTGTATAGCTGGGATATGGGAAATGGCAACCTGTTCACCACAAAAGATGTTACGTATACCTACCCCGTCCCGGGCAATTACACCGTTAAACTGCTCATCACAGCAGCAAATGGCGGATGCCAGGACAGTACCTTATTTAATATTACGGTCAACCCCACACCTGTTGCCGGCTTTACTATAAACCAGGCCAGCCAGTGCTTCAACAATAACCAGTTCATCTTCACCAATACCAGTACTGTTTTTTCCGGCACCTTGCTGTATAACTGGGACCTTGGTGACGGAACCACCGCAACCACCGCCAACATAACCCACAGCTATGCACAACCGGGAACATATAAAGTAAAGTTACTGGTAACCGCAACGGATGGGGGTTGTGTAGACAGCAGCCTGTTTACCGTAGCTGTCTTTGCGTACCCGGTTGCCGATTTTTTAATTCAACCGCTGACCTGTATCAATTTACCGCTGTATGTAGTGAATAAAACAATTAATACCACTACTACCACGCTTGATTATTTGTGGGAATTCGGTAATGGGCAGACTTCCACCATGCGTACACCAATTTACAGTTACCCTGCCCCGGGCAACTACAAGATCAGGCTGACCACAAATATCACGGGATGCCCAACACCCGTAAGTGTGCGTGAACTTGATATTAAGGTAGATGCCCCTGTGCCCGGCATCACATATCCTGAATTTGATGCCCGTTATAATTTCCCCGAACTGCTGCATGCAAGGCAGATCGGCAATACTGCCATCTGGAGCCCGGCCACCAGCCTGGATACCCGTTTCAGTTATACGCCCACATTTAAAGGGGTCAATTCACAACTATATACCATTGAATTAAAAACGGCAGCCAATGGCTGTATCACCGTGGATACACAACTGGTGAGGACGCTTAAAAAGATCGAGATCTATGTACCTACGGTATTTACACCAGGTGGTGATGGATTGAATGACCTGCTTCGCCCGTTATTATTCGGCTTCGATCATGTGAATTATTTCAGGGTTTATAACCGCTGGGGCAAACTGCTTTTCCAGATGAAGAGTGACCGGCCGGGTTGGGACGGGAAGATAAATGGCCAGCCATCAACAGAAACACAAACGGTGGTATGGATGATAGAAGCCGTTGATGTGGATGGCAAGCTGCACCGGAAGCAGGGTACAACGGTGCTGATGCGATAG